The following coding sequences lie in one Labrus bergylta chromosome 5, fLabBer1.1, whole genome shotgun sequence genomic window:
- the cdk18 gene encoding cyclin-dependent kinase 18: MNKMKNFKRRFSLSVPRTETIEENEFTEQINQLNIHHTQDLTPDRLGPPSHDASPVSPEPTTPGAQSPSHLQYHSKAQHRRFSMEDVSKRMSLPMDIRLPPEFLKKLQLESENSLPCKPLSRMSRRASLSDIGFGKLETYVKLGKLGEGTYATVFKGRSKLTENLVALKEIRLEHEEGAPCTAIREVSLLKNLKHANIVTLHDIIHTERCLTLVFEYLDSDLKQYLDNCGNLMSMQNVKIFMFQLMRGLSYCHKRKILHRDLKPQNLLINDKGELKLADFGLARAKSVPTKTYSNEVVTLWYRPPDVLLGSTEYSTPIDMWGVGCILYEMATGRPMFPGATVKEELHLIFRLMGTPTEESWPGISNNEEFKTYLFPQYKPQGLLNHVPRLDLDGIDLLSALLLYDTRGRTTSEAALQHPYFLSLGNNIQNLADTASVFSLRELQLQKDPGHRSSVFQPLRGKNRRQSIF; this comes from the exons ATCTGACTCCAGACAGGCTGGGTCCTCCTTCTCATGATGCCAGTCCTGTGAGTCCTGAACCAACAACACCTGGAGCTCAGTCTCCATCCCACCTCCAGTACCATAGTAAGGCCCAGCACAGACGTTTCTCTATGGAG gaCGTGAGTAAGCGAATGTCTCTTCCCATGGACATCCGTCTGCCTCCAGAGTTTCTCAAGAAGCTTCAGCTGGAGAGTGAAAACTCTCTGCCCTGCAAACCTCTCAGTCGCATGTCTCGCCGTGCTTCACTG TCCGACATAGGCTTTGGGAAACTGGAGACATACGTGAAGCTTGGCAAACTGGGGGAG gGAACTTATGCCACAGTGTTTAAAGGACGAAGCAAGCTAACAGAGAACCTGGTGGCGCTAAAGGAAATTCGACTCGAGCATGAAGAAGGAGCACCCTGCACTGCTATCAGAGAAG TGTCTCTACTGAAGAACCTGAAACACGCCAACATCGTCACGCTGCACGACATCATCCACACCGAACGCTGCCTCACTCTGGTGTTTGAGTATCTT GACAGTGACCTTAAACAGTACTTGGACAACTGCGGGAATCTCATGAGCATGCAAAATGTCAAG ATCTTCATGTTCCAGTTGATGCGAGGCCTTTCTTACTGTCACAAGAGGAAAATCCTGCACAGAGACCTTAAGCCTCAGAACCTGCTCATCAACGACAAGGGGGAGCTAAAGCTGGCTGACTTTG GTCTAGCGAGGGCCAAATCCGTCCCCACTAAGACTTACTCCAATGAGGTGGTAACTCTATGGTATCGGCCACCTGATGTGCTGCTCGGCTCAACAGAATACTCCACACCCATTGACATGTG GGGCGTGGGCTGTATCCTGTATGAGATGGCTACAGGTCGTCCCATGTTTCCTGGAGCCACAGTGAAGGAGGAGCTACACTTAATTTTTAGACTCATGG gAACGCCAACAGAGGAGAGTTGGCCGGGTATCAGCAACAACGAGGAGTTTAAGACTTATCTCTTTCCACAATACAAACCTCAAGGACTCCTCAACCATGTGCCCAG GTTGGACTTGGACGGGATTGACCTGctgtctgctctgctgctg TACGACACCCGGGGAAGAACCACTTCTGAAGCCGCTCTACAACACCCCTACTTCCTGAGTCTGGGGAATAATATACAGAATTTGGCAGaca ctGCGTCAGTGTTTTCTCTCAGAGAGTTGCAGCTCCAGAAAGACCCCGGCCATCGCAGCTCAGTGTTTCAGCCTTTAA GAGGAAAGAACCGAAGACAAAGCATCTTCTAG